The DNA sequence CGCGCCCACCGGCCGGAACGCCAGCGTGATCGTGATGGAAAACGCGACCTCGGCGTCGGTGCGGTGGAACTCCCGCGCGATGGCCGTCAGCGTCATCACGACCAGGAAGAAGTCGAACGCGTCGAGCGTCCAGCCCAGGAAGCCGGCCAGGACGGCCGCGCGATGGTCGTCGCGCGCCGCGGCGGCGGGAACGGCGGAGGCCATGGGCTGCCAACATACCCCAAACGCACGGGGCCCGCTCGAGTCGAGCGGGCCCCGTCGCTGGCTGCCGGATGGCCGCTAGATGCCGAACGCCTCGGGAGGCTGGGTCTTCGGCACCGGCTTCTTCTTGTCACGGCTCATCGCGCGCTCCAGGGTGAAGGGCAGTGAATAGGTATGCACTGGGGTGTATTAATATGCACCCGCCCGTTCCCCCGCAAGTCCCGCCCCCTCCCCCGGGGCGCGCCCCCGGACGCCCCGGCTACCCGACCCGCTCCAGTCGCGGGTTCGGCCGGAACTCGCGCCCCACCTTGGCGCACGGCTTGCCGTCCACCTTCACCACGTCCGCGGTGAAGTCGAACCGGCCCTGGTACAGCGAGGAGCCCACGCCGTAGGCGTCCGCCGGCACGCCGAGCTCCTCGAACTGCCGGATCTTCTCCACTGTGAAGCCGCCCGACACGACGATCCGGACGCGCTGGAATCCCTCGCGGTCGAGCGCGCGCCGGACGTTCCAGACCAGCTGGGGGTTCACGCCGGTGGGCTTGAAGTGCCCCATCTCGGGGACGAGGGACTTGTCCACCATCGTCTCCGAGGTGTCGAGGCGCACGCCGTACAGCCGCTCGCCGAGGGCCCGGGCGCACGCCAGGCTGGTGCCGACGCAGTCGTTCTCGAAGTCCACCAAGGTGATGACCCGCACCGACTCGGGGATGTGCTCCGCGAACTTCCGGGTGGCGACCACGGTGTCGCCGCCGTACGCGGCGATCAGTGCGTGCGGCACCGTGCCCACGCCTTCGCTGCCCCACCACGAGGCCTGGGCGTCGGTCGACACGCCGATGGCGCCGGCGATGTGGGCCGCGTAACCGTCACCGGTCTGGACCAGCCAGTGATCGTGCCGGGCCGGGAAGAACATCACTTCCTTCGGCCGCGCCGCGTCCACCACCCGCCGGGTGTTCGTGCCCACCTTGGTCCGGCGCGCCAGCACGCCGAGGTAGAGCGTCTCGAGGTGGGCGAACGCGTCGTACGGTCCCTCGATGAGCAGCACCGTCTCCCACGGCTGGATCTCGTCGCCGTCGTAGAGGGCGCGGACGTCGAGGTCCTCCCACTCGACGGCGCACTGCCGGAGAATGGCGATGGCCTCGTCGATCCCGCCGAGGTAGGCCGGCACCTTGCCGAACACCTGCATCGTGACCCGCGGCCGGTAGCCGTTGGCCAGCAGGATCTCGCGGGTGCGGACGAAGTACTTATCGGAGTAGTAGCCCGCGCGCATCTTCTCGACGGGCAGGTGGAAGATCGCCGGGTCCAGCCGCGGACGCCGGGTCATGACGCCTCGAAGTGCATCGCCTTCAGCTCCTCGATCTCCGTGCGGAGGCGGGCGGCGTTGGGAACGTCGGGATAGCGGGCGAGAATCCGCCGCAGCTCCACCATCGCCTTCCCGTAGTCCTTGAGGTCGTCGCGGTAGATGTTCGCCGCGAGCAGCGCGAAGCCGGCCTGCCGGCGGGCCTCGGGCGCGCGCCGCTCGCCCTCCCGCGCCGCGAACAGCGCCAGCTCCGGGTCCCGCAGCTCCCGCAGCGCGAGCTGGCCCAGTCGCTCGCACGCCACCAGGTCGTGCGGATCGGCGGCGATGGCCGCCCGGTAGGCTTGCGCCGCCTCGGCGAGCCGCCCGCGGGCGACCAGGGCCTCGATGTTCGAGTGCTGGTTCACCGACGGCGTCGCGGACCCGCTGGGCACCGTGAGGGCGCCGATCGCGCTCGCGCCGTGGTGGAGGAAGGCGCCGTCCAACACCCCGTACAGGAGCACGAACCCCCACCCCAGGAACGCGGCCAGCAACGGCGCCCAGCTCAGGAACAGGACCGCCCACAGCAGCGTGACGACCGTCGCCCCAGCCATGACCATGGCGAGGAAGACGAACCGTCCCTTGGCGGTGGTCGCCGACAGGTGTTCCAATCCGAGCATCCGGAACCCGGCTGCGGGAGGGTGTAACAAAGCGGGCGCCCGCCGTGCCGGCAAGAGCGGGCACGGGTGGCGCCCGCAGCCCGCCGGCACGCGCGATCTGCCGGCCGCGGCGCTCGGGCGCCTAGTCGCCCCTGTTCCTTCTCTTCTTGCCGCCCTTCTTGCCGCCCAGCCCGTCGTCGATCGCTTCCACGATGGTGCGGAGGGTGCGGATCCTGGCCCACAGCTTGTCGTTCGCCTCGACGATCGTCCACGGCGCGTAGGACGTGCTGGTGTTCTGGAGCATGTCGACCACCGCCTGCCGGTAGGCGTCCCACTTCCCCCGGTTGCGCCAGTCCTCCTCGGTGATCTTGTACTGCTTGTACGCGATCTTCTCCCGCTCCTTGAACCGGCGCAGCTGCTCTTCCTTCGAGATCTGCAGCCAGAACTTCACCACGATCATCCCGGCGTTGGTGAGCGAGAGCTCGAACTCGTTGATCTCCTGGTAGGCGCGCCGCCACTCCGCCTCCGAGCAGAATCCCTCGACCCGCTCCACCAGCACCCGCCCGTACCAGGTGCGGTCGAAGATCGCCAGGTGGCCCGCCTTGGGGAGCTGGCGCCAGAATCGCCACAGGTAATGGTGGGTCGCGTCGTCGCCCTTGGGCGCCGCGATGGGAATCACGGAGTAGCCGCGCGGATCGAGCGCCTCGGTCACCCGCCGGATGTTGCCGCCCTTCCCCGCCGCGTCCCACCCCTCGTAGCCGATGCTCACCGGCCGCCGCTCCTCGAAGCACCGGAACTCCAGCTGGCGCAGGCGGACCTGGTACTCCTTGAGCTGCTCCTCGTACTCCTTGCGCTTCAGCGCCCGGGTCAGGTCCACCTTGTCGAGGACGGTCTCCATCTCCTTCAGGGCCTGCACCGAGACGCTGGCCCGCGCCGTCCGCTTGACGGCCGCCGGCTGCTGTGCCTTGGCGTTCACGGCCGTCTGCATCGCGTCGGCGAGGGTCTTGAAGATCTTGATCAGCCGGTAACGCTTGTCGGTGGCCTCGACGATCGTCCACGGCGCGTAGGCGGTGTTGGTCCGCTCGAAGGCCTCCTCCGCCGCCTCGGCGTACTCGTCGTACTGCTTGTGGTGCTCCCAGTCCTCCTTGGTGACGCGCCACGAGTCGTACTTGCTCTTCTCGATCTCCTTGAACCGCCGCTTCTGCTCCTTCTCGCTGATGTGCAGCCAGAACTTGACGATCACCATCCCGTCGTCGGTCAGCATCCGCTCGAACTGGGCGATCTCGTTGTAGGCGCTGCGCCACTGCTCGGGCTTGATGAGCTTCTCCACGCGCTCCACCAGCACGCGCCCGTACCACGACCGGTCGAATACCGCCACCTCGCCGCGCGCGGGGATCCGGGTCCAGAAGCGCCACAGGAACGGGCGCAGCCGCTCGTCATCCAGCGGCGCCGAGATCGGGTGCACCTTGACGCCCCGCGGGTCGAGCCGCTCGACCAGCTTGGCGATGCTCTCCCCCTTGCCGGAGGCATCCCACCCCTCGAAGACGACGGC is a window from the Gemmatimonadales bacterium genome containing:
- a CDS encoding nicotinate phosphoribosyltransferase, whose protein sequence is MTRRPRLDPAIFHLPVEKMRAGYYSDKYFVRTREILLANGYRPRVTMQVFGKVPAYLGGIDEAIAILRQCAVEWEDLDVRALYDGDEIQPWETVLLIEGPYDAFAHLETLYLGVLARRTKVGTNTRRVVDAARPKEVMFFPARHDHWLVQTGDGYAAHIAGAIGVSTDAQASWWGSEGVGTVPHALIAAYGGDTVVATRKFAEHIPESVRVITLVDFENDCVGTSLACARALGERLYGVRLDTSETMVDKSLVPEMGHFKPTGVNPQLVWNVRRALDREGFQRVRIVVSGGFTVEKIRQFEELGVPADAYGVGSSLYQGRFDFTADVVKVDGKPCAKVGREFRPNPRLERVG